The stretch of DNA ATCGAATTAGAAAATCGTTTATTAACCATTCAGACCAATTCAAAAGATAAAGAGGGGTTATTAAAGGAACTAAACTTCTTAAAAAGCCGAGATTCCTTGTCTTTAATTCGTCAAAAAACGAAAATTGATTCTCTTCGAAAAATAAATAAAGGAGTGCCTGTGATTCCTTTTCAGGATACATTATTTATGTTATACCGTGGAGTAGGAGGATTTTCAACCAAAGAACGTGCGCAAGCGTTGGAAGAAAAAATTCGAGAACTATCCAAACAATATGATTTTTCGAAGGATTCAATCAAATTATCAAAAGATGACAATACCTTCTTAATCTATTCCAATAAGAACATGATTTCCAGCATCAGCCTTCAGGATGCATTGTGGGAAAACACCACACCAGAAGCTCTAGCAAAAAAACATTTGGAAATTATAGGGAGTGCAATAGAAAAGCATCGCGCAGATGTCAGCTTACCAACACTTGCCAAAGGTGCTTTTTATGCGATGATCGTTTTATTTGTTTTGGGATGTTTAATTCATTTGATCAATAAATTCAACCATTGGTTGAAACTGAAATTGTATGAAAAGAAAGATGTTGTTTTTGCACCATTGGTGAAAAAGAATCTAAAAGTTTTAAACATCAATAAACAAATCGAATACATTTGGTTTGGACTTGGAATTATTCGATGGTTAGTAATTATTTTATTGATCTACTTGGCTCTACCGATTTTATTTAATTTCTTCCCCACAACACAAGGATATACAGTAGTATTGTTGGATAATATCATCGAACCATTGCGTAAAATGGCACGAGCAATCATCGATTATCTTCCAAATCTTTTGACAATTCTCGTGATTGTTACGGTCTTCCGTTTTGTGTTTAAATTTTTAAAATTCATCATGATGGAATTGGAAGATGGGCGACTAACCATTAATGGATTTTACAAAGAATGGGCAAAACCAACCTATCAAATTTTTAAAGTGTTATTACTGATCTTTATGATGATTGTAATCTTCCCTTATTTACCAGGAGCGAAGTCGCCTATTTTTCAAGGAGTATCAGTATTTGTCGGAATTTTAGTCACATTTGGTTCAGCTGGTGCTTTAGGAAATATTATGGCGGGTTTACTTTTAACCTATACCCGTTCGTTTTCGAATGGAGATTATGTAAAGATCGGCGATGTCACGGGGGAAATTATCGAAAGAAATTTGTTGGTGACTCGAATCCGAACAATTAAAAATGAAATCATTTCTGTTCCCAATTCAACAGTAATGAATAGTCATACTTTAAATTATAGTACAGATGCTTCAAAGAAAGGATTAATTATTTATACCGAATTTGCCATTGGATATGATATTGCTTGGGAAAAAGTACATGAAATTGCGATAAAAGCAGCGGACAATGTGCCCGAAATCATGAAGAATCCAAAACCATTTGTATTTCAACAAAAGCTGGATGATTTTTATGTAACCTATCAAATCAATGCGTACATTAAACATGCCAATCGCCAAGATTTTATTTATTCGGATTTAAGGAGGGAATTAATCAACGAATTTAATTTAGCGGGAATTGAATTAATGTCACCGCATTTCATGTCTGTTCGTAGTGGAGCGGAAGCGCAATATCCAGAAGGACAAGTTCCTCCGACATATAAGAACTATCCATTTGATATTCAAATGAAAAAAAATAATTCGGATAAAAACTAAGCGACGTTTTTTGGCGTTTTACTTCCGTATCTTTGTACTACAAATAAGGAATAAACGATTTTTGAACCAAAAATTTAAGATTAAATCCTTATTTTTACGAGTAGTTCATAAAAGAAATAACAATGTTAAAAGTAGGAGATAAAGTTCCGGATTTTCAAGGAATCGACCAAGATGGAAATACTGTTTCATATCAGAATTATGCCGGTAAAAAGTTAGTTGTTTTCTTTTATCCTAAAGCAAGTACACCAGGTTGTACAGCAGAAGCTTGTGATTTAAGAGACAATGAAAATGCTTTAAAAGCACAAGGATATCAAATAGTAGGAGTAAGTGCCGATTCAGTTGAAAGACAAAAGAAATTTGCCATCAAATACGAATTGCCTTTTCCATTATTAGCCGATGAAAATCGTGAAGTTATCGAAGCTTTTGGTGTATGGGGTCCTAAAAAATTTATGGGAAAAGAATACGATGGCATTCATCGTACGACTTTTATCATCGATGAAAATG from Faecalibacter sp. LW9 encodes:
- the bcp gene encoding thioredoxin-dependent thiol peroxidase, with translation MTMLKVGDKVPDFQGIDQDGNTVSYQNYAGKKLVVFFYPKASTPGCTAEACDLRDNENALKAQGYQIVGVSADSVERQKKFAIKYELPFPLLADENREVIEAFGVWGPKKFMGKEYDGIHRTTFIIDENGTISDVIEKVKTKEHAKQILEK
- a CDS encoding mechanosensitive ion channel family protein, which codes for MKKIFSIFLLFSLTVGLLAQDTVQKNLEKRLIEFSQQRKEDSIKRIELENRLLTIQTNSKDKEGLLKELNFLKSRDSLSLIRQKTKIDSLRKINKGVPVIPFQDTLFMLYRGVGGFSTKERAQALEEKIRELSKQYDFSKDSIKLSKDDNTFLIYSNKNMISSISLQDALWENTTPEALAKKHLEIIGSAIEKHRADVSLPTLAKGAFYAMIVLFVLGCLIHLINKFNHWLKLKLYEKKDVVFAPLVKKNLKVLNINKQIEYIWFGLGIIRWLVIILLIYLALPILFNFFPTTQGYTVVLLDNIIEPLRKMARAIIDYLPNLLTILVIVTVFRFVFKFLKFIMMELEDGRLTINGFYKEWAKPTYQIFKVLLLIFMMIVIFPYLPGAKSPIFQGVSVFVGILVTFGSAGALGNIMAGLLLTYTRSFSNGDYVKIGDVTGEIIERNLLVTRIRTIKNEIISVPNSTVMNSHTLNYSTDASKKGLIIYTEFAIGYDIAWEKVHEIAIKAADNVPEIMKNPKPFVFQQKLDDFYVTYQINAYIKHANRQDFIYSDLRRELINEFNLAGIELMSPHFMSVRSGAEAQYPEGQVPPTYKNYPFDIQMKKNNSDKN